A genomic window from Pyxidicoccus trucidator includes:
- a CDS encoding penicillin-binding protein activator has translation MPLPAMDVLPILRRSLAVALALSLTACPRTTRTPPQGGTTGEDVPTGDPFPKRPTVEAKKDPAADAALAQAKQAAQAAPDKKKAAESFLAVRKAYPATTAGQDALYQAGVLFFESKDFANARKSFNELLFENPLHAQADDAKHKLAVSAMEVGAYRDAYQTLSSLAERAEGAERVQLQAEAARAAEGAGLYGQALELAVEQAGQAQGPEAQAAAVARVETLVEGRADFVDIARVAEGLSPSNPAWPVITFKLARVYYHLRDWTRLEETLNRFLAQAPNHAFAGQARELLARATRRVEAKPRTVGVLLPMTGRYQPIGEAVLRGIQLGLEGSNVELVVKDTQGDVNKTGQAMEQLAFDDGAIAVLGPLLADDAKRAALVAEELQIPLLTMSRQEGVTDLGPYVFRNMLTNSAQADAIVDYAMNVKGYKRFALLYPNIPYGVELADTFWDDVVQRGGTIRGAERYSHDQTTFTTEAKKLVGRYYLEDRGDYVGGVRELQGENMDAFRRRKALEKVKSGVEPIIDFDAIFMPDDWRRVSLVAPALAVEDIVTNACDPRDLERIRKTTGKKELKTVTLFGANQWSSPKGRSGLPELVERGGKFVTCSVYVDGFFVDSQRPATRRFVKEYREAYKAETGKDPGLLEAIGYDSGRMLRQLIEKKEGAPRTRAEMRDALANLKDFDGATGRTSFNEKREAVKPLFLLSVDNKGITEINVEKEKAASASGGSGS, from the coding sequence ATGCCACTGCCTGCCATGGACGTCCTTCCCATCCTGCGCCGCTCGCTCGCCGTCGCGCTGGCCCTGTCGTTGACGGCCTGCCCCCGGACTACCCGCACCCCGCCGCAAGGTGGCACCACCGGCGAAGACGTCCCCACGGGCGACCCGTTCCCCAAGCGCCCCACCGTGGAGGCGAAGAAGGACCCCGCCGCGGACGCGGCCCTGGCGCAGGCGAAGCAGGCCGCCCAGGCCGCGCCGGACAAGAAGAAGGCCGCCGAGTCCTTCCTCGCGGTGCGCAAGGCGTACCCCGCCACCACCGCGGGCCAGGACGCGCTCTACCAGGCCGGCGTCCTCTTCTTCGAGTCGAAGGACTTCGCCAACGCGCGCAAGTCCTTCAACGAGCTGCTCTTCGAAAACCCCCTGCACGCGCAGGCGGATGACGCCAAGCACAAGCTGGCCGTCTCCGCGATGGAGGTGGGCGCCTACCGCGACGCGTACCAGACGCTCTCCAGCCTCGCGGAGCGGGCCGAGGGCGCCGAGCGCGTGCAATTGCAGGCCGAGGCCGCTCGTGCCGCCGAGGGCGCGGGCCTGTATGGCCAGGCGCTGGAGCTGGCGGTGGAGCAGGCCGGCCAGGCCCAGGGCCCCGAGGCGCAGGCCGCCGCGGTGGCGCGGGTGGAGACGCTGGTGGAGGGCCGCGCGGACTTCGTGGACATCGCCCGCGTGGCGGAGGGGCTGTCCCCGTCCAACCCGGCGTGGCCCGTCATCACCTTCAAGCTGGCGCGCGTCTACTACCACCTGCGCGACTGGACGCGCCTGGAGGAGACGCTGAACCGCTTCCTCGCGCAGGCGCCCAACCACGCCTTCGCCGGACAGGCGCGCGAGCTGCTGGCCCGGGCCACCCGCCGCGTGGAGGCGAAGCCGCGCACGGTGGGCGTGCTGCTGCCCATGACGGGCCGCTACCAGCCCATTGGCGAGGCGGTGCTGCGCGGCATCCAGCTGGGGCTGGAGGGCAGCAACGTGGAGCTGGTGGTGAAGGACACGCAGGGCGACGTCAACAAGACGGGCCAGGCCATGGAGCAGCTCGCCTTCGACGACGGCGCCATCGCCGTGCTGGGGCCGCTGCTGGCGGACGACGCGAAGCGCGCGGCGCTGGTGGCCGAGGAGCTCCAGATTCCGCTGCTGACGATGAGCCGCCAGGAGGGCGTCACCGACCTGGGGCCGTACGTGTTCCGCAACATGCTGACCAACTCGGCGCAGGCGGACGCCATCGTCGACTACGCGATGAACGTGAAGGGCTACAAGCGCTTCGCGCTGCTCTATCCGAACATCCCCTACGGCGTGGAGCTGGCGGACACCTTCTGGGACGACGTGGTGCAGCGTGGTGGCACCATCCGCGGCGCGGAGCGCTACTCGCACGACCAGACGACCTTCACCACCGAGGCGAAGAAGCTGGTGGGCCGCTACTACCTCGAGGACCGCGGCGACTACGTGGGCGGCGTGAGGGAGCTCCAGGGGGAGAACATGGACGCGTTCCGCCGCCGCAAGGCGCTGGAGAAGGTGAAGAGCGGCGTGGAGCCCATCATCGACTTCGACGCCATCTTCATGCCGGACGACTGGCGCCGCGTCAGCCTCGTGGCCCCGGCGCTCGCCGTGGAGGACATCGTCACCAACGCGTGCGACCCGCGCGACCTGGAGCGCATCCGCAAGACGACGGGCAAGAAGGAGCTGAAGACGGTGACGCTCTTCGGGGCCAACCAGTGGAGCAGCCCGAAGGGGCGCTCGGGGCTGCCGGAGCTGGTGGAGCGCGGCGGCAAGTTCGTCACCTGCTCGGTGTACGTGGACGGCTTCTTCGTGGACTCGCAGCGCCCGGCCACGCGCCGCTTCGTGAAGGAGTACCGCGAGGCGTACAAGGCGGAGACGGGGAAGGACCCCGGCCTGCTGGAGGCCATCGGCTACGACTCGGGCCGCATGCTGCGGCAGCTCATCGAGAAGAAGGAAGGCGCGCCGCGCACCCGCGCGGAGATGCGTGATGCGCTGGCCAACCTGAAGGACTTCGACGGGGCCACCGGCCGCACCTCCTTCAACGAGAAGCGCGAGGCGGTGAAGCCGCTGTTCCTCCTGTCCGTCGACAACAAGGGCATCACCGAAATCAACGTGGAGAAGGAGAAGGCGGCCTCTGCCTCGGGCGGCTCGGGCTCATGA
- a CDS encoding ABC transporter ATP-binding protein, translating into MAPRPSPQVYRRLLGYLRPYRWLLAAGVGASLVAAAATSAYAWVVGPLLRAVLTGEPITVAGVSLPGDALLERLPLLVVLIAVVKATAQFLQGGLMQRLGQRVMADLRGFLYARLLGQPPAFFERRHSGELLTRFTSEVPLVEFSVTQALTSYIKDGLQIVALLVTCFLIDARLFLFTFIVVPVTVLPINRFARSLKKVAARSQQRLGALTALTAEQLQNLPVVQAFGGQPRAVESFEGEAERYLGEMRRSLFLRGAVSPTVEWLGIAGVAMAIAWGARAVAADPALAGRLLSFLAAALLLYQPVKSLSGTFSQVLTGLAAAERLFALADEPAPPDEGDAAGPLSKALVLEGVRATYQDGREALRGVDLVVPAGARVALVGPSGAGKTTLFSVLLGFLPASGGRVLWDGAPLTGLKPSSVRGQVAWVSQEPVLFSGTVRHNLRLGRTEATDAELWEALRLAHADDFVRSLPGGLDEPVGERGSRLSGGQRQRLVLARAFLCRPSVLLLDEPTSALDAASEAAVGAGLAALMKGRTVLVIAHRLSTVRDADLIAVVEGGRVVEAGTHAELLALRGRYMQLLGEGAVAA; encoded by the coding sequence GTGGCTCCCCGTCCTTCACCCCAGGTCTACCGCCGGCTCCTCGGCTACCTGCGTCCGTACCGCTGGCTGCTCGCGGCGGGCGTGGGCGCGTCCCTCGTCGCCGCGGCGGCCACGTCCGCCTATGCGTGGGTGGTGGGCCCGCTGCTGCGCGCGGTGCTCACCGGCGAGCCAATCACGGTGGCCGGCGTGTCACTGCCGGGAGATGCACTGCTCGAGCGGCTGCCGTTGCTGGTGGTGCTCATCGCGGTGGTGAAGGCCACGGCCCAGTTCCTCCAGGGAGGGCTGATGCAGCGGCTGGGCCAGCGCGTCATGGCGGATCTGCGAGGCTTCCTCTACGCCCGGCTGCTTGGCCAACCGCCCGCGTTCTTCGAGCGGCGTCACTCGGGAGAGCTGCTCACGCGCTTCACCTCGGAGGTCCCGCTGGTGGAGTTCTCGGTGACGCAGGCGCTCACGTCCTACATCAAGGACGGGCTGCAGATTGTCGCACTGCTGGTCACCTGCTTCCTCATTGATGCAAGGCTTTTCCTCTTCACGTTCATCGTGGTGCCCGTCACCGTGCTGCCAATCAACCGCTTCGCGCGCTCGCTCAAGAAGGTTGCCGCGCGCTCGCAGCAGCGGCTGGGCGCGCTGACGGCGCTGACGGCGGAGCAGTTGCAGAACCTGCCGGTGGTGCAGGCCTTTGGCGGGCAGCCGCGCGCGGTGGAGTCCTTTGAAGGCGAGGCGGAGCGCTACCTCGGGGAGATGCGCCGCTCGCTCTTCCTGCGCGGGGCGGTGAGCCCCACGGTGGAGTGGCTGGGCATCGCCGGCGTGGCCATGGCGATTGCGTGGGGCGCGCGGGCGGTGGCGGCGGACCCGGCGCTGGCGGGGCGGCTGTTGTCCTTCCTCGCCGCGGCGCTGCTCCTGTACCAGCCGGTGAAGTCGCTGAGCGGAACGTTCTCCCAGGTGCTGACGGGCCTGGCGGCGGCGGAGCGGCTGTTCGCGCTCGCGGACGAGCCCGCGCCGCCGGACGAAGGGGACGCGGCCGGGCCGCTGTCGAAGGCGCTGGTGCTGGAGGGCGTGCGCGCCACGTACCAGGACGGGCGCGAGGCGCTGCGCGGCGTGGACCTGGTGGTGCCCGCCGGAGCGCGCGTGGCGCTGGTGGGCCCTTCCGGCGCGGGGAAGACGACGCTGTTCTCCGTGCTGCTGGGATTCCTGCCGGCGTCGGGGGGACGGGTGCTGTGGGACGGCGCGCCGCTGACGGGGCTGAAGCCCTCGAGCGTGCGCGGACAGGTGGCGTGGGTGTCGCAGGAGCCGGTGCTCTTCTCCGGGACGGTGCGGCACAACCTGCGGCTGGGCAGGACGGAGGCGACGGACGCCGAGCTGTGGGAGGCGTTGCGGCTGGCGCACGCGGACGACTTCGTGCGCTCACTGCCGGGCGGGCTGGACGAGCCGGTGGGTGAGCGCGGGAGCCGGCTGTCGGGCGGACAGCGGCAGCGGCTGGTGCTGGCGCGCGCGTTCCTGTGCAGGCCGTCGGTGCTGCTGCTGGATGAGCCCACGAGCGCGCTGGACGCGGCGAGCGAGGCGGCGGTGGGCGCGGGACTCGCGGCGCTGATGAAGGGGCGCACGGTGCTGGTGATTGCGCACAGACTGTCGACGGTGCGCGACGCGGATTTGATTGCCGTGGTGGAGGGCGGCCGGGTGGTGGAGGCCGGGACGCATGCGGAGCTGCTCGCGCTGCGCGGGCGGTATATGCAGTTGCTGGGTGAGGGCGCTGTCGCGGCCTGA
- a CDS encoding transglycosylase domain-containing protein, translating into MKSLLWIVLFLLGLAGVVIPLAYLYTASKLPPLESEFDVEKQLKHSIEGERMSLRAGQYQKNPRPITFARPDFSRLPKDLVALYIRHMGCPRYFQTPREDGPAWAWRLFAGVTTGTTPPGDGGCERLLAMRIANALGIQSTVQQSVAAHRLHTFMQKDQLIAYDLAIIYFERGVVGVEDAAFALFGRDLADLQLAELAELQLALPPFGYYGDLKVCRNPTVIRQNRDMLLEDLSGWKLVSEDRARNAMAQPVFCTR; encoded by the coding sequence GTGAAGAGTCTTCTCTGGATAGTGCTGTTCCTGCTGGGCCTGGCCGGCGTGGTCATCCCACTGGCGTATCTCTATACGGCCAGCAAGCTGCCTCCGCTGGAGAGCGAGTTCGACGTCGAGAAACAGCTCAAGCACAGCATCGAAGGCGAGCGCATGAGCCTCCGGGCGGGGCAGTACCAGAAGAACCCCCGCCCCATCACCTTCGCGCGCCCGGACTTCTCGCGGCTGCCCAAGGACCTGGTGGCGCTCTACATCCGCCACATGGGCTGCCCCCGGTACTTCCAGACGCCGCGCGAGGACGGGCCCGCCTGGGCGTGGCGCCTCTTCGCGGGGGTGACGACGGGCACGACGCCGCCAGGAGACGGCGGGTGCGAGCGCCTGCTCGCCATGCGCATCGCCAACGCGCTGGGCATCCAGAGCACCGTGCAGCAGTCGGTGGCCGCGCACCGGCTGCACACCTTCATGCAGAAGGACCAGCTCATCGCGTACGACCTGGCCATCATCTACTTCGAGCGCGGCGTCGTCGGCGTGGAGGACGCGGCCTTCGCCCTCTTCGGGCGCGACCTGGCCGACCTCCAGCTCGCGGAGCTGGCGGAGCTCCAACTGGCCCTGCCGCCCTTCGGCTACTACGGCGACCTCAAGGTGTGCCGCAACCCGACGGTCATCCGGCAGAACCGCGACATGCTGCTGGAGGACCTGTCGGGCTGGAAGCTGGTGAGCGAGGACCGTGCGCGCAACGCCATGGCCCAGCCGGTGTTCTGCACCCGCTGA
- a CDS encoding imm11 family protein, which produces MPKRYFDLADDVYAPRRWNLGHPTDGQGREVDDPWMFRKGMPVSVKGRLKIPVEEPGRALDYSHAGFSTPVVRANVANIFSEMAPDDVQLIPVDVDGQTEPFFILVATRLIRCIDDAASTEVLYWKPEDERPEKLGQYRDVYGMRIDPAKVGDARVFRTWGWSIALIVSEDIKTALERTKATGLRFTEV; this is translated from the coding sequence ATGCCCAAGCGGTACTTCGACCTGGCTGACGACGTCTATGCGCCTCGCCGGTGGAATCTGGGGCATCCAACGGATGGTCAGGGACGGGAAGTCGATGACCCCTGGATGTTCAGGAAGGGGATGCCCGTCTCCGTGAAGGGCCGTCTCAAGATTCCCGTGGAGGAGCCCGGGCGGGCGCTGGACTACTCTCACGCGGGCTTCAGCACTCCCGTGGTCCGCGCCAACGTCGCCAACATCTTCTCCGAGATGGCTCCGGACGACGTCCAGCTCATCCCCGTGGATGTCGATGGCCAGACGGAACCGTTCTTCATTCTCGTGGCCACCCGGCTCATCCGCTGCATCGACGATGCTGCATCGACCGAGGTGCTCTACTGGAAGCCCGAGGATGAGCGGCCCGAGAAGCTCGGCCAGTATCGGGACGTCTACGGCATGCGCATCGACCCCGCGAAGGTGGGCGACGCCAGGGTCTTCCGTACCTGGGGCTGGTCCATCGCACTCATCGTCTCCGAGGACATCAAGACGGCCCTGGAACGCACGAAGGCCACCGGCCTCAGGTTCACCGAGGTGTAG
- a CDS encoding NAD-binding oxidoreductase encodes MRDWHPATISDTAPAADGLTDLVLDIQGTPLVGTHAHPGQYVRLRLPGQEEGLFAIASPPDPQGTQWEFLLKDGSPLPDALIRLTPGARVEVTRPEGKGFPMERARGHDLLLFATGSGISPIRSVIASIRRDREAYGRVTLYFGARTPSAFAYSDELHEWEAGSVRVVRTVSQPGASGWQGLTGYVQAHLGEESVEGAVAFLCGQSEMVQGVKATLQARGMPRTDIHLNY; translated from the coding sequence ATGCGCGATTGGCACCCGGCCACCATCTCCGACACCGCACCCGCCGCCGATGGCCTCACCGACCTCGTGCTCGACATCCAGGGCACACCCCTGGTGGGCACCCATGCGCACCCCGGGCAATATGTCCGCCTGCGCCTGCCCGGCCAGGAAGAGGGCCTGTTCGCCATCGCCTCCCCGCCCGACCCCCAGGGGACACAGTGGGAGTTCCTCCTCAAGGATGGCAGCCCCCTGCCCGATGCCCTCATCCGCCTGACGCCCGGCGCCCGGGTCGAGGTGACCCGGCCCGAGGGCAAGGGCTTCCCGATGGAGCGCGCCCGGGGGCATGACCTGCTGCTGTTCGCCACGGGCTCCGGCATCTCCCCCATCCGCTCCGTCATCGCCAGCATCCGCCGGGACCGCGAGGCGTACGGCCGGGTGACGCTCTACTTCGGCGCGCGGACGCCGAGCGCCTTCGCGTACTCGGACGAGTTGCACGAGTGGGAGGCAGGCAGCGTGCGCGTGGTGCGCACCGTCAGTCAGCCCGGCGCCAGCGGCTGGCAGGGCCTCACCGGCTACGTGCAGGCCCACCTGGGCGAGGAGTCCGTCGAAGGCGCGGTGGCCTTCCTCTGCGGCCAGTCGGAGATGGTGCAGGGCGTGAAGGCCACGCTCCAGGCGCGCGGGATGCCGCGCACCGACATCCACCTCAACTACTGA
- a CDS encoding WD40 repeat domain-containing protein, with translation MKWGRRAAALLAGGCLAVGAGCAHAPPKLAPDVEARLEATPGGYLTGSVAGWQEAVVLNRRDFIWGLAFSPRGGRLAYTRLGSKAYFLSLWSLGPPPTLVADPSINPYEFDVEGVAFSPDGGLVATAGKDGVVRLFDAATGELRGERRTEEPLDAVAFHPDGGWLVTGSLKGLMTVLSVPALEYASEERGHVGPVSALAFAPDGTLYSGGWDKHLRAWRTGVEALRPGVARVRFERRGGSAVLGGTVNGKAPVSLVLDARAPAVALTSEAATAAGIDVPFLKETLNVPGALGTISARLARNQSVRFKSLVLEGVDVAVCDSCVPQGSQGVLGSPFTDRVEVAFDEVNQEAILTLKGGVPEGMRAVDSLVLSPRSDFTFPAYVSDVTVDARGQRLGVGLSEQKPERNRVVYERERKGVDEPQGPFNVGALVDAQSGQVLQKWPLHKGVVSTAAISPDGRSLATGGWDKRVYLFTEGDAAARGEHEFDWSVRRVRFSADGRHVGVAAWTPQVASSSGDSDPAAMLLGVRYTEPTITTPVEGAAAPQ, from the coding sequence ATGAAGTGGGGCCGGAGGGCGGCGGCGCTGCTGGCCGGAGGGTGCCTGGCGGTGGGCGCGGGCTGTGCGCACGCGCCACCGAAGCTGGCCCCGGACGTGGAAGCGCGGTTGGAGGCGACGCCGGGCGGCTACCTCACCGGAAGCGTGGCGGGGTGGCAGGAGGCGGTCGTCCTCAACCGGCGGGACTTCATCTGGGGCCTCGCCTTCTCGCCCCGGGGCGGGCGCCTGGCGTACACGCGGCTGGGCTCCAAGGCCTACTTCCTGTCGCTCTGGTCGCTGGGGCCGCCGCCGACGCTCGTGGCGGACCCGAGCATCAACCCGTACGAGTTCGACGTGGAGGGCGTGGCCTTCTCGCCGGACGGTGGCCTCGTGGCCACGGCGGGCAAGGACGGCGTGGTGCGCCTGTTCGACGCGGCCACCGGTGAGCTCCGGGGCGAGCGCCGCACCGAGGAGCCGCTGGACGCGGTGGCCTTCCACCCCGACGGTGGGTGGCTGGTGACGGGCAGCCTCAAGGGGCTGATGACGGTGCTGTCGGTGCCGGCGCTGGAGTACGCCTCCGAGGAGCGCGGGCACGTGGGGCCGGTGAGTGCGCTGGCCTTCGCTCCGGACGGGACGTTGTACTCGGGCGGCTGGGACAAGCACCTGCGCGCGTGGCGCACGGGCGTGGAGGCGCTGCGGCCGGGCGTGGCGCGCGTGCGCTTCGAGCGGCGCGGTGGCTCGGCGGTGCTGGGCGGCACGGTGAATGGCAAGGCGCCGGTGTCCCTGGTGTTGGACGCGCGCGCGCCGGCCGTCGCTCTCACCAGCGAGGCGGCCACCGCGGCGGGCATCGACGTGCCCTTCCTCAAGGAGACGCTCAACGTGCCGGGCGCGCTGGGCACCATCTCCGCGCGGCTGGCGCGCAACCAGTCCGTGCGCTTCAAGTCGCTGGTGCTGGAGGGCGTGGACGTCGCGGTGTGCGACTCGTGCGTGCCCCAGGGCAGCCAGGGGGTGCTGGGCAGCCCCTTCACCGACAGGGTGGAGGTGGCGTTCGATGAGGTGAATCAGGAGGCCATCCTCACGCTGAAGGGCGGCGTCCCCGAAGGCATGCGCGCGGTGGACTCGCTGGTGCTGTCTCCGCGCTCGGACTTCACCTTCCCTGCCTACGTCAGCGACGTCACCGTGGACGCGCGCGGACAGCGGCTGGGCGTGGGCCTCTCCGAGCAGAAGCCCGAGCGCAACCGCGTGGTGTACGAGCGCGAGCGCAAGGGCGTCGACGAGCCGCAGGGCCCTTTCAACGTGGGCGCGCTGGTGGATGCGCAGTCCGGCCAGGTGCTGCAAAAGTGGCCGCTCCACAAGGGCGTGGTGTCCACCGCGGCCATCTCCCCGGACGGGCGCTCGCTGGCCACCGGGGGCTGGGACAAGCGGGTGTACCTGTTCACCGAGGGCGACGCCGCCGCGCGGGGGGAGCACGAGTTCGACTGGTCCGTGCGCCGGGTGCGCTTCAGCGCCGACGGGCGTCACGTGGGTGTGGCCGCGTGGACGCCGCAGGTGGCCAGCAGCAGCGGCGACAGTGACCCGGCCGCGATGCTGCTCGGCGTGCGCTACACGGAGCCCACCATCACCACGCCGGTGGAAGGCGCCGCCGCGCCTCAGTAG
- the dnaJ gene encoding molecular chaperone DnaJ — protein MAGAAGQKRDYYEVLGVQKAVSAQELKSAFRKVALQYHPDRNPGNHEAEEKFKEASEAYEVLSDPERRAKYDRFGHSGNPFEGFGGAGGGFQGVNINDIFGEIFGDIFGGARGGRRTSSRGADLRYNLEITFEEAAFGCRPKVTIPRPKKCETCTGSGSKSGAGPRPCGTCGGAGEVRYTQGFFAVSRPCSDCGGTGAVVPDPCPRCKGSGKVPSEEVIEVAIPGGVDNGTRVRLGGMGEPGDRGGPAGDLYVTVIVKEHPLFQREEYEVFCEVPISFTQAALGAKIDVPTLDGKVKMTIPNGTQSGKVFRLKGKGIPHLHSQQRGDQHVRVVVETPTELTGKQRDLLEKFAEAAGEESHPQSKSFFAKVKELFG, from the coding sequence ATGGCAGGTGCGGCGGGTCAGAAGCGCGACTACTACGAGGTCCTGGGCGTCCAGAAGGCGGTCTCCGCGCAGGAGCTCAAGAGTGCGTTCCGCAAGGTGGCGCTCCAGTACCACCCGGACCGCAACCCGGGGAACCACGAGGCCGAGGAGAAGTTCAAGGAGGCCTCGGAAGCCTATGAAGTGCTGAGCGACCCCGAGCGCCGGGCGAAGTACGACCGGTTCGGGCACTCGGGCAACCCCTTCGAGGGCTTCGGCGGCGCCGGTGGCGGCTTCCAGGGCGTCAACATCAACGACATCTTCGGCGAGATTTTCGGCGACATCTTCGGCGGTGCCCGGGGTGGACGCAGGACGAGCTCGCGTGGCGCGGACCTGCGCTACAACCTCGAAATCACCTTCGAGGAGGCGGCCTTCGGCTGCCGGCCCAAAGTCACGATTCCGCGGCCGAAGAAGTGCGAGACGTGCACCGGCAGCGGCAGCAAGAGCGGCGCGGGCCCCCGGCCCTGCGGCACGTGCGGCGGCGCGGGCGAGGTGCGCTACACGCAGGGCTTCTTCGCGGTGTCCCGTCCGTGCAGTGACTGCGGCGGCACCGGCGCGGTGGTGCCGGACCCGTGCCCGCGCTGCAAGGGCAGCGGCAAGGTGCCCTCCGAGGAGGTCATCGAGGTGGCCATCCCCGGCGGCGTGGACAACGGCACCCGCGTGCGCCTGGGCGGCATGGGCGAGCCCGGAGACCGCGGCGGCCCGGCCGGAGACCTCTACGTCACCGTCATCGTCAAGGAGCACCCGCTCTTCCAGCGCGAGGAGTACGAGGTCTTCTGCGAGGTGCCCATCTCCTTCACCCAGGCGGCGCTGGGCGCGAAAATCGACGTCCCCACGCTCGACGGGAAGGTGAAGATGACCATCCCCAACGGCACCCAGTCCGGCAAGGTGTTCCGCCTCAAGGGCAAGGGCATCCCCCACCTGCACAGCCAGCAGCGGGGAGACCAGCACGTGCGCGTGGTGGTGGAGACGCCCACGGAGCTGACCGGGAAGCAGCGCGACTTGCTGGAGAAGTTCGCCGAGGCCGCGGGCGAGGAGTCCCACCCACAGTCCAAGAGCTTCTTCGCCAAGGTGAAGGAGCTGTTCGGCTGA
- a CDS encoding serine/threonine-protein kinase yields MASELICETCGLSVPPDTAVCPRDGTVVLTSFHVRPPTPEPKVVVHAADARLMDTGTRDPLVGLKLGEYELRTRVGVGGMGLVYEGIQPLIGKRVAVKVLRPELAHSTEQVERLLAEARAVNAIRHRGIIDIFGFGQVPDGRQYIVMEFLDGQALDAVLTEKNRLPVQEALSLLDEVLAALAAAHGAGVVHRDLKPSNIFLVRQPDGSRYVKVLDFGLAKRAQTPTGRSAQTRTDMVVGTPEYMAPEQARGQEVGPMTDLYALGVVTFEMVTGRLPFVGTSPVDLLMKHVEARPPRPSEFVPDLPPALDAFILQMLTKDPEARPNSADALRQQLNKLRRTLRSSTRSNPSALAPVEKPRPKEDVDSRRPTTPVPVPAELQGAELTSQELRAAGVSPSGRKRVPMAVAIGAAVVLLGGGVALVSRGSGPVAPTPPAPPVAVQGTAPTGVEAPVAGAATSPATVGSAAAAPATGPSTAPVEAAKQGTPPEAPAAVADTAPGTGAAALAARDLAPLTEARAEARAPRSGTRGRTSESGSSTPREARALSGSAPRLNDLQRRIDDLESRISTRLLAGQLQDAQVETAFNMLDRYRKQADSADRTQRQKISAGLNYLESAYLKP; encoded by the coding sequence ATGGCATCCGAGCTGATCTGCGAGACCTGCGGTCTTTCCGTTCCTCCTGACACCGCCGTGTGCCCGCGCGACGGGACGGTGGTGCTGACGTCGTTCCACGTGCGCCCGCCCACGCCCGAGCCCAAGGTGGTGGTGCACGCCGCGGATGCCCGGCTCATGGACACCGGCACCAGAGACCCGCTCGTCGGCCTGAAGCTCGGCGAGTACGAGCTGCGCACCCGCGTGGGCGTGGGTGGCATGGGACTGGTGTACGAGGGCATCCAGCCGCTCATCGGCAAGCGCGTGGCGGTGAAGGTGCTGCGCCCGGAGCTGGCCCACTCCACCGAGCAGGTGGAGCGGCTGCTGGCGGAGGCCCGCGCCGTCAACGCCATCCGCCACCGCGGCATCATCGACATCTTCGGCTTCGGCCAGGTGCCGGACGGGCGGCAGTACATCGTCATGGAGTTCCTGGACGGCCAGGCGCTCGACGCGGTGCTGACGGAGAAGAACCGGCTGCCGGTGCAGGAGGCCCTCTCGCTGCTGGACGAGGTGCTCGCCGCGCTGGCCGCCGCGCACGGCGCGGGCGTGGTGCACCGAGACCTCAAGCCCAGCAACATCTTCCTCGTGCGCCAGCCGGACGGCTCGCGCTACGTGAAGGTGCTGGACTTCGGCCTCGCCAAGCGCGCGCAGACGCCCACCGGCCGCAGCGCGCAGACGCGCACGGACATGGTGGTGGGCACGCCGGAGTACATGGCGCCCGAGCAGGCCCGGGGCCAGGAGGTGGGTCCGATGACCGACCTCTACGCGCTGGGCGTCGTCACCTTCGAGATGGTGACGGGCCGGCTGCCCTTCGTCGGCACGTCCCCGGTGGACCTGCTGATGAAGCACGTGGAGGCGCGCCCGCCCCGGCCCTCGGAGTTCGTCCCCGACCTGCCGCCCGCGCTGGACGCCTTCATCCTGCAGATGCTCACCAAGGACCCGGAGGCGCGCCCCAACTCGGCGGATGCGCTGCGGCAGCAGCTCAACAAGCTGCGGCGCACGCTCCGCTCGTCCACGCGCTCCAACCCGAGCGCCCTCGCGCCCGTCGAGAAGCCGCGCCCGAAGGAGGACGTGGACTCGCGCCGGCCCACCACGCCCGTGCCCGTGCCCGCGGAGCTGCAGGGCGCGGAGCTGACGTCCCAGGAGCTGCGCGCCGCGGGCGTGTCCCCGTCCGGACGCAAGCGCGTGCCCATGGCCGTGGCCATCGGCGCCGCCGTGGTGCTGCTGGGAGGAGGAGTCGCGCTCGTCAGCCGTGGCTCGGGCCCGGTCGCTCCGACGCCGCCCGCTCCGCCAGTGGCCGTCCAGGGCACGGCTCCCACCGGGGTCGAAGCTCCCGTCGCCGGAGCCGCCACGAGCCCTGCCACGGTGGGGAGCGCGGCGGCCGCTCCGGCCACCGGCCCGAGCACCGCGCCCGTGGAGGCCGCGAAGCAGGGGACGCCCCCCGAGGCTCCCGCCGCCGTGGCGGACACGGCGCCTGGGACTGGGGCCGCGGCGCTGGCGGCTCGGGACCTGGCCCCGCTGACGGAGGCTCGCGCCGAGGCGAGGGCTCCCCGCTCAGGCACCCGCGGCCGCACCTCCGAGTCCGGGAGTTCGACGCCTCGCGAGGCGCGGGCCCTCTCGGGGAGCGCGCCCCGCCTGAATGACCTGCAGCGGCGCATCGACGACCTGGAGAGCCGCATCTCCACGCGTTTGCTCGCCGGACAGCTCCAGGACGCCCAGGTGGAGACGGCGTTCAATATGCTGGACAGGTACCGCAAGCAGGCGGACTCGGCGGACCGCACCCAGCGGCAGAAGATCTCCGCCGGGCTCAACTACCTGGAGAGCGCCTACCTCAAGCCGTGA